Below is a genomic region from Belonocnema kinseyi isolate 2016_QV_RU_SX_M_011 chromosome 4, B_treatae_v1, whole genome shotgun sequence.
GTACCCCGTTCTAGCAacagtattatattttttcttcctaGGGCCTTTTTTAGACACAGCATTCTCAGTAACTTAAGCTTTGAGTTTTCAGAACGAGATGAAAGCTGGGCTCCTCATATAATGTGCTGTGCTTGCAATTTAATGTTGTACAAATGCGAAGAAAGTAAAAGCAATGGAAGCTCGAAGCTTACTGTACCATCGATTTGGattcagaaaattgaaatgtttaatgaGTTTAAAGCGACATTTCATGGATTCTCATGTTGAGTACTTCCCTGAAACCCTTGGGGACTGTAGTAAAGAACAGGGCGATAGGTTCCACCAAGATATCAAAGTGATGGAACAAAGATGTCAAGGTAGATGGGATGAAAATATGATGGCGGACTACTGTGAGATGTTAAAAACAGATTTGCCtcagaacaaaagaaaaatgcctCTACGAAGATCTTTCAAATCCAAAAGAGTGCGTTATACTAAGAAAAATGAGCTGTTCTTCCATCGAAAGTCAGTGGCataaagaactatatataaaaGGCACATCATCTAAGGATTATCTATTCAACAGCTAGAAATTCCACTGATTTATCAGTCCAAAGTGTGCTACTGAGGAATAAGTGAGAATCCGCTGATTTTGATTCAGGGAGTACATTTATGAAAAACAAACGCTAACTTAACTTACGTACCGAATTCGATGCCTCAAAGTACAAATCTAATTTTGTCCTGAGAAGCATCGCTCAGacaattttgttttaaggttatgtttaaGATTTTTTAGTTATATCACCGATCTAATACTATATATGAATTCAGCAGCTTGAAATCTATAATGAAACCATGTTTCACAttaatatactcaaaaatacgtttttgaggttatatttaaaACCAGTTTTGGaatacatactaggcagtctgataagtccctgaaaaatgaaacacggagttttgcctgttgcgttgactcaggagtgtagtagtgtaTCCACGTTTCattcatggttatgaatcggcgcaaaaactcggttggcttacgcgaaaataatgccaaattctgctgggaagttgtcacacgaattcgtttttggtccactgtgagcaaacacggcacccatcgcgcgcagaccttcttcatgcccaaaactgaatgcacgatattgcccacacgtttcaatgatatgcctacagcattagctacctctctcaatttcactttgggatcattcaacatcatatcctggattttttcgacatattcTGGTGTAGTggcctcttttgggcgcccagatcgttcagcatcaactgtgctcgtacggccacaacgaaactcggtaaaccacttatgaatcgttccaatcgatggtgcagagtccgggtaatacttatccagcttggccttggtctcggatatcattttcttgcgaagatagtagtatttgatcaaaactcgaaactcaggtttttccatattaaaaaaaactcggaggtgagtcgcttctcagtgctgtaacttgtaaatgcgtaaacataaatggctgaagttttgacaggcgtcatttgaaggatcaagctcgacgaaaatggttcacattagtgaatactaatgccatctcctagaattttcaggtacttatcagactgtctagtaGGAATACATGTGTCTCGTCAAAATTACCAGACTTTTTTGGTGGCTATGTAATGTTTAACAATCACTTATCACATCATTTCACTATAATACAAAAAGCAAAAATACTAGACATTTCAAATATCACTTGTATTAATTGAGAACACTTTGCTTAAGAGTAAGCATTAAGACTTAAGAATTGACGGTCCAAAACTCGAACCAGTGATCTTTATAACCCTAAATAATGTAGCGCTAGGCTTGGCCTCAGAAGAAGGTTATACTATGAGCCTGGCACGAAAGTCGAAATAGAACTTTAAAGGCAAAGCTGGATACACCTAGCCAACCGAGAGAGCCAACACCATAAAAACACCCTGCGGAACAATAGCGTCAGGGACTAACTAgcaacaaataaaaactatattaGGAATTAGAGAACATAAAATCTCTATTATACCCGTACACggtgaaaaatttcaatagattaattcacggaagcgcgtgattttagaacTGCCATTTTAACGTGCTTTCAATTCTCGAACTCTATAGTCTAATAGCATCGTATTCGAGACCTCAAAGCAAATAAGCGTGGCCTTGTGCCTGTaacttcgagacctatgctttaaaagcaagggttccgagattttAGTTATCGcgccaaagcgtaataaaatcaagcAGTAGTGCCGCGAATTAATTTcccgaaataatttttaattggaagctttaaaaataattaatttaagctgAATTGGACctgtgaaaattaattataacatttatttaaaatattattaatataataattataaagcaTCTCCATGTAGGCAGATGAGCTTCATGTTATTTCAAGTCAAAGATGATATAAAAACTGACATAATATTTAATGCTAATAtctatgtttgcaatttttttaattagaaaaatcagAGACAATGTTTCCCCTAGaatggagaaatttttttagagattgCAGTTTCAAAAAAGGCATTTAACAATtatgaagatttattttaaagccaattcatacattttttcaacacaAGTCAATATTAAGCtaagataataaaattgaaatgtaataatttttaacatataccAAAAAAGACAGGGACAGAAAATACGTTAAATGTCAAAATCTAAGATTCAGATTGAAACgtctaattttaattgaaatagttgaagttgatacttgaattagaaaaatagaatGACAATGATTACTCGGCAATATCTCATTTATGTGAAAGCACACAAAATATAATGATATTTCTGCAGAATTTATGGCAAAAAACTTGTCTAATATaggtgcttaatttttttatatttaagaataaattagaCTTTTATCTTTAAATACTTTACGAAGTTTAGAATAATAAGCCCCGTTTGGCTGATATTCAAATTAGAGAGATGGACATTCCTTACTAAATGATGTTCCATTTATGCGAAACCACGCGAAAAGCAgtaattattttgcagaatttacgCGAAGGCACTTTTCAAATGTAAGTAATGTAGCAAATTGTATTTCAGATAAGATTATGAAATGTCATTTTGTATAAATAGAGGTGCACAACTGCTCAAACACTTTAGCGTATTTGTGAATTTCATTGTGCACTTACTTCTTTACTATTGTTATACAGAAAACCAAGGTAATTATTTACTTgagaatacttttgaaatttaaacatacaTATTAATCTTATCTATCAATGCATATTGGTTTATTATTAAGTGTTGTATtaaatcaaaactttaaaaaatatttgaattaattttcagatatgAAGAAACAGATTCTGATTTTGGTGATTTGTTCAGTTGCTGCTACAGTTTATTCTACTAAGAGtaagaaaaatacatttgttaGAATAAACTATTAGAGAAAATGTAGTGTTGGTAAACATTAtctaataagaaataaattattctgtTAATTGAACTGGATGGAGCTCTTTAGAAAAATCTTGGCGAATTTTTGTGTACTGTTTGAAGTTGCAAAATACTGTCAcagtcaattaattttaaaaaatctgaattttaattgatataaaaaataacaagtttttaaataacttgataaaataaacttataataatattatttttcagaatcCATCGTGTGCTACTATGCAACTTGGGCCACCTATCGTTTATCTATTGGAAAATATGCCATTTCGGACATCGATGCAACTCTTTGTACTCATTTAATTTATGCTTTTATTGGAGTTTTTGATAACGGCACTATTCACATTTTAGATCCATGGTTAGATATAGACAGCAATGAATTAAAAGACTTCGTTgctcttcgaaattcaaatcccAGTACAAAAATAATGGTTTCGATGGGAGGATGGAACGAGGGCTCACTGAGTTATTCTACGTAAGttacagaaattataaaaaattattttctaacattaaatataaactaataaaattgttattcaattttatttcttagGATCGTGACTAATGGAACATTGCGAGCAACATTTGTAGACAATGTCTACGAGTTTCTTAAGAAATATGACTTCGATGGCTTTGATCTCGATTGGGAATATCCTGGAAAACGCGGAGGACTTTCTTCTAACAAGCGAGATTTGATTTACCTTTTAAAAGAACTGAAcacaaaattaaagaaagataATCTGCTTCTATCTGTTGCCGTTGCTCCTACTGAAAAATCTGCTGATATATCCTACAATATTCccgaaattgcaaaaaatgtcgattttataAGTTTGATGACTTACGATTATCACACTTCAGATGAGAGCGTTGTTGGCCATAATACACCACTTTATGCTGCTAGAACCGAAACTGgagagaacaaaaaattaaatatagtaaGTCTATTTCCTTCAAGCTAAAATGATTATGAAAACCTAATTCTTAATGTTCTACTTGTTTATTTTCAGGATACATCCGTGAAACACTGGATATCACAATACGTACCACTAAACAAACTTATGATGGGACTTGCTTTCTACGGAAAATCCTATACTCTAAAAGATCCAAAAGTAGTTGGTAGAGGTGCTCCCTCTGCTGGCGCAGGAGTAGCTGGTCCATATACTAGAGCAAATGGATCGCTTGCCTATTACGAAATTtgtgatttgattaaaaataaaaattggaaagttaTAAATGATACGGAACAACATGTACCATATGCCTATAGTTATGATCAAATTGTCGCATTTGATGACGTTGCGTGAGTACACATATTTAAGCTTTATTTAATTATCATCAAATGCTCactttcaagaataattttgataaatattatttaatacgtTTTTCCAGTTCTCTGGAAGAGAAGGTTGTATATATTAAAAAGCATCATCTTGGTGGTGCCATGATATATAGCATAGATACTGACGACTTTCAAGGAAGTTGTGGAGAAAAAAATCCGCTTCTCAAGACAGTAaacaaaattcttcgaaattggtCGACTTAATACTTTTCATAAATCTGTGTTCAAAGTGCAAGGAACATAATAAAATATCTTTCTGGAGTCTTTGTAAAACCGTGCAAATTGACTCGTATTAACATCTTGGTATAAAAATGCAAGGCAGTAGTTCAGAGCTAAttctaaattctttggaattttgactatttaaaaattaataataaaggaATATATATTAAAAGTATATACCTATATCTAAaacctacgagggtggattgataagtttccggcctgaccaagagatagcgccactaggcctaccttgaggtggcgttctatagtaccatccttagatagcttgtagcNNNNNNNNNNNNNNNNNNNNNNNNNNNNNNNNNNNNNNNNNNNNNNNNNNNNNNNNNNNNNNNNNNNNNNNNNNNNNNNNNNNNNNNNNNNNNNNNNNNNcagccttggaggagattatgttgagaaataaaaaaaaaaattcttaaaaacgttgtttttcttggtcaggccggaaacttatcaatccaccctcgtatatgcgTACGAAAAAAAGTTTGCCACTGTAATAAGTAgacttctatttttaattcatcattttaggcaGGTTTTTTTTGACAGGAGAAATCCTGTTTTTGAGTTCATATAAATCTGCATCTAAGTTTTGGAAAAGTTTCCACTTATTTCTACTATAAAACTAGTTTACAGTCATTTAGTACATTTAGTGCGGTTCCATTTTCTAATACATTTTGGCCTGCAGTgcatacaaacaaattttcaatgcaaattcCAAGTTCAGCAGGCTCAAATGTATTGCAAAAATATAGCGGCACgtaatatacacatttttaaaaaattggagcaTAGTGTTATCAATATTAAATTCGATTCCTCTGACTTTAACGTAATTTAAAGAAGAGGAAAAGAAGCAAATgcttattttgaattgtaaataattacaaatagttcaactaactaccttcAATTCAAAGtacttaattatcttcattacAACTGTAGGTAGTAGAGGTtttatttatgtatgtatattctgaaaatttttcaacgaCAATTTGTTGAGAAATGTTTAAAGTTAAGAGCTGTCTAATTTGCTTACCTTTTGTCCGATTTTCGAGTTAGTAAGCTATACAATTATTTCTGGCATATTCGTTTCAAtttcattaacgtacaacatttcgACCTTTTGAATGATCgtttacaccggcacacaaaaaaagtggtctgtccgacagactacactagcatatctatatgtttttggggtcgctgaattcgaatccggtatccaaataaccaagttggctcgtatttatctgaaaaacgaaaaaaaagacgtaaaatcgacaaaaacagcgatttttcaggtatatttttgcaaaaaaaatatcttttctcgcccggtggatttaaccaacatatttatatgtctttagggtcgctaaattcgaatctgaggtccagataaccaatttggctcaaactatttcgaaaatcgcaaaaatagacgtgaaatcggcgaatacagcgatttttcttgtatacttttgcaacaaataaattttccagcacggtggtctaaatcagcatatccttatgtttttgaggtcgctgattctGAATCCAGGGTTCAAaaaacccagttggctcatatttgatcaaaaaacgcAAAAGTAGaaataagatcgacgaaaacctttaaacctttaccttccttgactgggattgtcgttcactgtagattccctctgcgtctcacgtttcggagtttttaatttgcgttagtctccttgcatgacAATAGTAGGatcttttgtaaataagtttgatttgCTTTTCGCGTTACCTCTCATgtttatagggttcttttatttttttctttatatcacTTGTATCGAACGCTTTTGTCttcaaaagacctacgtagtgggtttcgctttcgtttgataccttgattgacttgatctcgtttcaaactccaacagtagtcagccatcatgttgatgtTCCAACAtacctgatatcgcctctccatcccttttatatcctggtggaaaagTTCGCCTTACTCTTAACTAAAGTTTCCCAAGTTGTCTGGAgcttaaaatttgtcctggaaaaaatcaattactcaacttataagtggaaaatttgcggggatctcaaaattcttggaatcgttttaggacaacaatcagggtatacaaaaacaccttgttacttgtgcttatgggacagtcgagatcgcgttcgtcatcacaaaaaaataagatggccaaaaagaacatcgtttgagcaaggacaaaaaaatataattgaagatcctctagttgacccaaaagaagttttgattccaccccttcatataaagctgggtgTTATGAAACAATTTGTATAGCGCTggacaaggatggcgattgctatgcgtatttggaagatcaatttccacaactttccgaagaaaaattgaaaacaagaaaagtccagactatcaaaatgtgatttcaaaaattgtaacaaactttggtaaactaggattccttatgaatttgaagctacatattctttattcgcatataaataagtttccagacaacctgggagactttagtgtagaccaaggcgaacgtttccaccaggatataacagagatggagaggcgatatcagggatgttggtgtatcaacatgatggctgactattgttggagtttaaaacgagatcaagtcattcaaggtaccaaacgaaagcaaAACCCACTACGTaagtcttttgaggacaaaagggttcgatacaagcgttataaagaaaaataaaaaataaaagaaccctgtaagcgtgagaggcaaggggactcacggtaataaagcaccccaaagggaacagaatttactacgtccacgtcgttgttactaggtaacgctaaaagtaaataaacttatttacaaaaaatcctgcTATTGCCATGCGAGGAGACTAACGCAATTTAAATAtcccgaaacgtgagacgcaaaggaaatctacagtgaacgacaatcacagtcgaggaaggtaaaggtttaaaggttttcgtcgactttacctctatttttgcatttttcgatcaaatatgagccaactgggtttctttgatcccggattcggattcaacgatccaaaaaacataaggatatgcttaTTTAGACCACGgggcattaaaattttatttttgcaaaagtatacaagaaaaatcgctgtattcgccgattttacgtctatttttgcgattttcgaaaaagtatgagccaaattggttatttgaacctcagattcgaattcagcaacccagaagacatataaatatgttggttaagtccaccaggcgagaaaacatatttttttttgcaaaaatatacctgataAATCGCtgttttttgtcgattttacgtctattttttcgtttttctgaaaactacgagccaacttggttactTGGACACGGGATTcgaattcagtgaccccaaaaatatagatatgctagtgtagtgtGTCGGACAgaatactttttttgtgtgccggtgttattaATTGAGCTACTATTTTTCTTTACTTACTTTTTTAAGGTCAAATCcataggactcgaattttctcaccGAATGCAGGCCTATTTAATCTTCATAATTTTACCGTAGACtgtgaaatcaattataaatCTAAAGTATTTGTCAAAATTGTACCTAGTTAAAAAGCGTTTTATTGAGTTTTCCAACCATTTTGTTTTCAGTCATACATAATATCATTGTTTTATCTAGTTAAGAATGTGATGTAATTGATTCGTTCTAAACAATATTTGTGACCATTTTAAGGATAAATATAGTTGTTTCATCTAAAAAAGGCCTATGttataaagttacttttgcggATTATTTAACAAGAGTTTGAAGATTTTCAATACATTTGAtttgattcaattaaaattcagatAGTAGCATTTAGGATTATAATTAAGTATCAAGCATTGTAAAAAGTAGGCAGCAACCGTCTTAGAGGAAATAAAATGGAATGACCCTCCGATATCTCGCGAGTGCTCTTCTTTCCGATACGAATAGTATTAATATAGTACCACTCGGGATTGTTTTTTCCAAGTCTCATTTTAGGAAATTCTTGAAAGGAGACCTGAAATGGTTGCCTTTTACAGTGCTATTTTCCTTATATCACGTATgtaaaaagaaacacattttgttaTACATTCCCTTGAGTTGCTGCCCCAAACAAACGTTTATCGTCTcagaagaaagttaaaaaatcgtaaaGATGCGCcaactttataaatattaaaaattataataaatttttcctaatgaGGGAGACAACTTTACATTAGACAATGCAAATATTACAATTCTTTGAATAATCAAAAACTAAAAGAGATTCCTTATTTTGATTCTTTTGACTCTAGAAtagaatcaaattttattttcccaGTGTACATACTCATGAGAGTTTTACGTATTTTAGAccaaatttgaaaagtaaaatgaaaagaaaagaaaatacataaaattaaaatttaatttgaggcCTCATAACTTAGCTGCCGAACATTGGTTGACTATAAGTGTTGCCCTCCCGAGACGTCTACCATTAATAGAAATACCGTTTTCcgttagaaagtaaaaaaaaggaaatttagatTTGTAATTTCCATCTACCTGAAGAGTTAATTTTGCGAGATTGCAAGGTCGTGAATTTTCTCAATAAGAACGATGATTATGCTCGCTTTGTCTTCCTCCAAGATCCAAAGAAGTTATATTTCAGACATTAAATTGAGAAAGCTTATTAATTAAGACATCTATATCTTCCATGGAATTTCGAAAGCCTTGTTTTCAGGAATCTCCGTAATCGAGGTTGTAGATTCTtgtttttctcaagatttaaaagcaaactttaaaaaatatatttatgcattTCAAGAAAGCTACTGTAACGTGGAAATATCTATTACTCCAAAAGTTCATGCAGTGTTCTTTCATGTATTGCATTTCTGTCGCAGAACAGGCAAAGCCCTAGGATTTTTAGTGAGCAGTGTATAGAATCTGTTCATGCCAATTTCCAAACAACTTGGGCTAAATATAAAGTAGCTATATAAAAATGCTAAGTATCCTGAGAATTTCTTAAAAGCAGTTCGAGAATACATTTCCCGTCacgtttgaaattcaataatagacatagaaaaatgaaatttatttgtttttataaatttttata
It encodes:
- the LOC117171734 gene encoding acidic mammalian chitinase-like — translated: MSFCINRGAQLLKHFSVFVNFIVHLLLYYCYTENQDMKKQILILVICSVAATVYSTKKSIVCYYATWATYRLSIGKYAISDIDATLCTHLIYAFIGVFDNGTIHILDPWLDIDSNELKDFVALRNSNPSTKIMVSMGGWNEGSLSYSTIVTNGTLRATFVDNVYEFLKKYDFDGFDLDWEYPGKRGGLSSNKRDLIYLLKELNTKLKKDNLLLSVAVAPTEKSADISYNIPEIAKNVDFISLMTYDYHTSDESVVGHNTPLYAARTETGENKKLNIDTSVKHWISQYVPLNKLMMGLAFYGKSYTLKDPKVVGRGAPSAGAGVAGPYTRANGSLAYYEICDLIKNKNWKVINDTEQHVPYAYSYDQIVAFDDVASLEEKVVYIKKHHLGGAMIYSIDTDDFQGSCGEKNPLLKTVNKILRNWST